GCTCAACATGTCCCTGAGGTTTCCATTAAGAGACTCAGTTGTATTATATAAAAGCAAGGTTGAGACATTTGTGTTTCAAATTTAAGGTCCTGGGTGGACTCTGAATTTCATAGAGTTGTCATTGTGTACCTCATTCACTCACAAACTGATTGCAGACCGATTCGAAGATGGCAACTGACAGCGTCTCAGATGCAAAAGCAACCAGACCGCAATTTCATATCACAGGGTCACACTAATTTGGGTCTTGCCAGTCTCCAACCACCATTTTCCTTTATGTAACTGTAGCATGAGCCCACAGCTGCACACTCCATCTCCTGCTGCGATAAGGGACAACTGCAAAACTGTCCGACCTGATTCGCCCACATTTTCAGTAGTTTAAATGTGTGAAGAGTTTTACAGCAAAGCCTTCTTTGCCTACTCGAGTCCCCTGACAATTAACGTGACAGACATGCCAATTTTCATGTCTTAAAGGTAGGAAGTGGAACATACAACGCAACAGACAGTTTACCACTGAGGGATCCTCATTCAGCGCTTGATTCAGTCCGCTGAATTAAAATAACACACATAGCCATACTATAGTGTTCACGTCCATGTTTTATATACACACTTCCACCATACTGCATGTAAAAATATTAACCATGTCACCAGTTCGGCCCACCCACAACCTCAACAGAGACAGATCACTTCCTCCCTTATTTTCAAAGTTAAATTACCAGAAATGAATAAAGTTTGTTACTATTATTacctaaatataatttaataattACGATTTATTCATTAGCATGACAGACTTGTTTAAGTAGATTTAAATGCTCTGAAGCTGCCCCCATCTTATAAATGCAGAAGTGAAAAATGACAAGTCAAGACACATTCCCCTTTTGGTTTCACTTGAAGGCATCGTCACTGGTGAGACATCATTTCAAACTCACAAACATTAAtcagttaaaaaaattaaaattaaaaaaaaaggtcagacCTGCCCTTATTTGAATCTCGCCCCATAAATGCCATATTTAGACACAAGCGTCTTTAAATGCTGCAGCTGTCAGTGAGATTAGTCACTATGATATTAGGCGAACTGTAACATGTAAACCAGCTGATATTAACATCacattcttctgtttgtttacaACGCAGGAAGTCCCCAGGGCCGCCCTTGGAGCCACGCTACCTATCGAGTCCTTTTGCTTTTCTCTTAGTAGTCGATGCCCCGAAGTGCAGCGATGGTGGACGTCAGTCGTCGAGGCAACAGCTTGGCGGTCTGTCTGTAGTCTTGTGGCTTAGTCCTAAGCAGAGTTACGATATTTTGCAGGGTGCGAGACGGCTGCAGGCCCAGAGCGTCCATCACGTTACTCAGATAGTCTGTGGAGCAGAAACACAAATGTTCAGATATCATTTCGGGCTATCGTGAATTTCAATTGATCCCCATGAGAATGAGTACGTCATCTGTCCCGCATTTTAGTTACTGTACCGATATCCGTGGCCAGTTGTTTAGTGGAATGAGTGCTCAGCTGGGGGATCAGTAAAATGGCATCACAGTAGGTCTGCATGGTTGCCCGAGCAATGGAGCCCAACCAGTAGTCTGCTGTGTTGTCCAACTCAGTAAGCTCGTCACCTGAAACAGAAGGTGGTGGTGTTTGGGAAGGGCACCAGATTACAAGACATCTTTTCAAATGAGTTGAGTTGTCAGAGATATTTGAAGCGTCTTTGACTTTCTGGGGAAAATGGAGGGGGATAATTTCAGTAACCTTGCTCTGGAGGGAAAGGCAACTTCCCAGCATGTAAGGCCATCTCTAAAGCCGGGTCCTCTTGTGTCACAAAAGGCTCCAAGTGGAGTGGGAGAGACATCAGGTACTGTCCTATCTATGTGGAGGGAAAAGTCATATGGTCTCTGTAAATATGTACAAATGCCACTGTATCCTGTTTATTTATACTTCTCTGCACAGCACAGTATGATCATATCAGCTATGACTTATATTCAAATGAAAGCTCACTAACATTAGTGATGTACTCTTGTGGTGACAGGCTGAAATTAGGCAGGTCCTCCGTGTAGCTCTCTCCAAGACCAGGTGATTCTCGACTCTTAAACAAGAAGCACAAATCAAACAGATTAAACGGATACGGCACATCCACCACTCGAGTGCGCAAACTCAATTCAAAAGCTTTCAGCACACATGCACTCAAATCATCTTGATCCttatttgaaattaaataacGCAGAAACTTGACACCTCCATCTTGGAGACGAGGCAGAGCTGGTGCTTGATCTGCATGAAGACCGAGTCGAAGGCCAGCTGGTTGGCCTGCTGATTGAGTCTGGTCAGAGCTGTCCTGGGCTCTGCTAACAAGCTGGAGTTACCTGTGCCTTTCTCCTGCAAGAGACAAACAGAAATAGGAGAAAGTGTCAGGTAAGAAGAACAGCTACAGAGGGACCCTGATAAACCAAGTGTAAGGGTTCAATTCAGAAAACTACCACACCTTTAACGAGTAAAGAAGTTCCATCAGATTGTTGTATTCAGCCGCATTTCCCCTCTGAAGGTAGTTGTATTCCTGCCAAGGGTTTCTGGTGGCGCTCTTCCTTTCTGTGGAAGTGGCCTCCTGGATGCCTGCCAGGCTGCGTGGGCTGTACGACTCCGACAGGTACTTACCTGCCGTGGCCAGGATCCTATGGGACAGATCACAAAGTagacattttctttaaaatcccAGATCAGCTTCTTGACAGTGTGCTCACTGTCAGATGAGACGATGGTGTCAGGTGAAAATATTCAGCCTAAAGATTCACTTACTTGTTTGACAGCTGTTGTTCAAAGGCCCCACATTGTCTAAGCAACTCTCCGCATGTGGAAATGATCCTGCAAACAACAATATGGTTTTTTAAAGTAAGAACACAGAGCTTTTTTTCATGCAATAATTTGCAATCCAAGTGAATTATAACaaaagggtttaaaaaaaaaaaaaaaaggcaataaCCTGACTGAGTTCTGGAAAGCCGTCCAGTCCTCCTGGAAAACTGATGAACTTGGTGTGTCTTCAAGCTTACACTTCTTCCTGATCGACTGGAGTGTTGTGGAAAAGTCTGACACATACCTAGAATCAGCACCAAGTCACAGCTGGTGAATCATCTACAGTAATgctaaaatcagacaaactaTATCTAGAGATAAAACGAATGCTGTAGCAATCCATGCAGTATGTGGCGTATGTGAGTGTGAGTAGAGGCTCTTTACTTGGTGAAGAGGGCTTTGAGAGCTTTGAGGAGGCCACACACTGCAAGTCCATCAGTCAGTCTGACACAGCGGTCCACAGCAGCACTAGCCAGGCCAAACAACTTGCCTACCGAGTGGCTCAACTCTTCTACGCAATCAATTACCTCCCCGTGTTCCTGCAGTGAAGTGTGTGAAACAGGACAAAATGGAATATTACGCAGACTATATTAGTGTCAGTGGAGGCTGTGCACACTGCTACATACAAACATATTTTTAGATCATGAATCTTAACATCTTAACCCTGTAACAACGAGTTTTTTGAGATTTCTACATCATCCGTGTGATCTATGTTTTCCTTAAAAGCCTgaataaattgcacaaaaatgccAGATGtagcaaaattatgcaaattaaAAGTCAGATATGCAAAttgatatttaattaattttgtcATTTGTGAGAAGATTTAATAAACACTCCAGCGATGGTGGTGTTTAGTGCCTCGCTTCCTTCAAAACTTATTATTTGCAGCAAAACAATACAAAGTCCTCAAAATAACTGTGCTGGAGGAGTTCTGCAGCTGTTCCTCgctttttccctttttgctttttttctaacCTCGTTCAGTTTTACATGATGCACTGCTCCTGTAATCCTCATCACATGGAACTTAGGAACAGTCGTGACTTTCATTCATCTGTAAACAGTTTTTGGGTGGATTCTTTTTAAACACCCATTTAGCTTCTGACTTCATGCATCTATTCTAAGGAGAACTGAAACTTGTTTTCACAGATGATAGGTCCTACCAGTCTTTCTAGAGAACAGCAGACTATCAGCAAGCAAACTTTGTTTGAATACCGGGAGGGGCACAACGACACTTTAAATCTCTCAGTAACTTGAACACCTGACTCTGACAACTTGGACAGGTTGTTAGCAAACAGGTTCACAactctttgtgtttttagttCAGTCAGATCATATGTGTATAATTATGACATGGATAAAGATCAGACTACAAGTAATTACTGCAAAAATTCTGGTTATTTCAATGGTTCAGTTTCTGGTTTGTTCTAACCAAAGGCACGGCGCTGATCTGGATGaggaggtgagcttcctccaGATCTCCATACTGTAGCTGATAAGATTTATAGGGATCATACAGCGCACAGACCAGCTCACTCAGCTTCAGGAGGTTATGTTCACCTGCGGCAGAAATAAGACCAAACATGAAGAGAACACTTTATGTTGTCATCTTCCATGAGCAGTATTTACACATATGGTTCAGGTGCATACCCAGGTGTGGCAGCATGGCTGCTTCAAGGTTGTGTCCAAAGGTGGACGTGGTGTGATGGAGCTCCAGCAGAGTCCCCAGACGCTCCTCTTGGGCTGCCCGCTCCATGGTCGTGCTCAAGCACACAGGTATGGATGGCACCATGGCCCCCAGAGACTGTATCAACAACACTGTCACCACTTCATAAGGGTTCTtgaacacctgtgtggatcCCAGATAAAAACTTTAGCACTACACCGTGTTAGCAAAGTAAAACCCATCAGGTGTCAATCTTGGTACTGCAGTCCATCTCACCTGGCTGCTCCACTGTATCTGGCCGTGCCAAGTGGAGAGCAAGGTGTCGTAGAATTCAGACAGCTGCTGATTCAGACTGAGCTCGCTCTGGGAGACATCCTGCCATATACTCAGCAACTGGCCCTGAGAGCAGCAAAACAGACAGTCATGCGCAGATGCAAATATATTAGAATATGGCTTTGTGGAGATTTATAGGCCACAGAGATGCAGTGGTGGCTACCTTGTGACACTTGTAGTAGTACGCAAGAAGCTGCGGCATTCTGTCGATCTCTGTGAAGACTTTAACAAACAGCTTGGCTTGGTCTGCAGAGAGGCAAAAGCATGTAATGTTTGTACAGTGTAAGCAAActacagcaaacaaaaacagcaaaggtTGAATAAATTCAAGAAACAACACTTTCTCTGGGGTTCTTACCTACAGACATGGAATTAAACGTTGCTACTATCTGTGGGCTGGCCATGGCCTCCAGTCTGTTTTTCAAAGCCTCCAGGTGAACACACTTATCAGAGTAGTCTGGTGTGTCCACTAGCATGGCCAGACTGTTTTGCATGCTGGTTAGCTTCGAAGAAATTACTTTAAAGtcctgaaaaaaggaaaacatgatTACTATTGTTACCGTCAACATCTGCACAATATCGTAATATTAATattgccaggtctctcttggaaatgagattttaaatctcaatgagatttttacctgaataaataaaggactaataaaaattaaataattagcttttaaaggataaaaagcTAATTACAATAACACTGTAATTACACATTACCCATCCAGTGCCTTGGAAGAGGTTTGACTCTACAGTGGATCAGTTTACAGGATGTGTTCAGTACACTCAGAAAGTTAGATTAAATAACAAGATTAAAGTGCTCCAATATTCTGATCTCTAACACGCATACGAGCCAGTGTGAGTCACATCAGTTCATAATTGGTAAGCAGCAAGGCAGGCAGAAACAAACCAAGAAAAGCTCTGCGGCAGATTCTTCCTTTCATACCTGTGTTTTGAAGGTCTCCTCAATGTCTGCACTCAGTGTGCTCCATTTGTCTGCTTCCTGCAACGCTTCAGCTGCCAGCTGCATTCGACTCTTCACCTGATCTATCTCCACCAGGACCTGGTGGAAAAGATGCATGCAACATACAGTTCAAGCCTCAGAAGTACGGAGTACTGTGCACATTTGAGTCCAGTGCTAGACTTTCAGTATTATAATGCTTACTATTAAGCAAATTATTTCAAAAACACAATATAGAAAGTATGTCAAACAATTGTATAGATGTTCTCCTAATGCACTATATCACATTTAAATCCTGAATAGACTTCAAGTAAGTGTTGGAACTGTGCACACACCTGCATGGACTGCACTGTCTCCTGCTCAAATTTCTTGATGTCCTCTTTAACCATGACCATTTGCTCCTTTAGAAACGAGGCCTCCTGTTTCAAAGCCTCCACAT
The Oreochromis aureus strain Israel breed Guangdong linkage group 8, ZZ_aureus, whole genome shotgun sequence DNA segment above includes these coding regions:
- the cog7 gene encoding conserved oligomeric Golgi complex subunit 7, which produces MDFSKFLDDDFDVKDWVNGAFKVVQKDAPGKADAHAATLVMKLQLFIQEVNNAIEESSNQALQNMPRVLRDVEALKQEASFLKEQMVMVKEDIKKFEQETVQSMQVLVEIDQVKSRMQLAAEALQEADKWSTLSADIEETFKTQDFKVISSKLTSMQNSLAMLVDTPDYSDKCVHLEALKNRLEAMASPQIVATFNSMSVDQAKLFVKVFTEIDRMPQLLAYYYKCHKGQLLSIWQDVSQSELSLNQQLSEFYDTLLSTWHGQIQWSSQVFKNPYEVVTVLLIQSLGAMVPSIPVCLSTTMERAAQEERLGTLLELHHTTSTFGHNLEAAMLPHLGEHNLLKLSELVCALYDPYKSYQLQYGDLEEAHLLIQISAVPLEHGEVIDCVEELSHSVGKLFGLASAAVDRCVRLTDGLAVCGLLKALKALFTKYVSDFSTTLQSIRKKCKLEDTPSSSVFQEDWTAFQNSVRIISTCGELLRQCGAFEQQLSNKILATAGKYLSESYSPRSLAGIQEATSTERKSATRNPWQEYNYLQRGNAAEYNNLMELLYSLKEKGTGNSSLLAEPRTALTRLNQQANQLAFDSVFMQIKHQLCLVSKMESRESPGLGESYTEDLPNFSLSPQEYITNIGQYLMSLPLHLEPFVTQEDPALEMALHAGKLPFPPEQGDELTELDNTADYWLGSIARATMQTYCDAILLIPQLSTHSTKQLATDIDYLSNVMDALGLQPSRTLQNIVTLLRTKPQDYRQTAKLLPRRLTSTIAALRGIDY